CCGGTGTGCCGCGCGGCCGCCGACTGGATCCGGCGCAACGCCGTGGCCCCCGACGCCTTCGAATATCTCCCCTGCCGCTCCGTGGAAACCCGTTCACGATTCCCCGCGATCGCCGAGGCTGCGTGCCTCCAGGCGATGCACCTCGTTCTGCCGGACGGCGCGATCCTCGTCGGTGAACAGGCGCTCCCCGAGA
The window above is part of the Deltaproteobacteria bacterium genome. Proteins encoded here:
- a CDS encoding DUF393 domain-containing protein translates to MAVVLVYDADCPVCRAAADWIRRNAVAPDAFEYLPCRSVETRSRFPAIAEAACLQAMHLVLPDGAILVGEQALPEILRRSRRYRRAAVLFRLPGAGILSRFLYRAFARRRHRISRLFPPG